Proteins found in one Hypericibacter terrae genomic segment:
- a CDS encoding flavin reductase family protein, translated as MHYDPRKDIRPLAFDPFKSCTVPRPIGWISTISKDGKTNLAPFSQWQNITYDPPIVMFSADQHVDGRKKDTVINAEETGYFVWNMATYDLREAVNKSAQPVPRGVDEFELAGVTKIPCIEAPGPRVAESPCHFECRYLNTLRFPGATKVSDADVVFGEVVRIHVKEEFVLSSGKLDVLKIRPLARMGYYDYTSVTEIFEMRIPNADATEMAGLEGRPRNRL; from the coding sequence ATGCACTACGACCCCCGCAAAGATATCCGCCCCTTAGCCTTCGATCCGTTCAAGAGCTGCACGGTACCGCGGCCCATTGGCTGGATCTCCACGATTTCCAAAGATGGCAAGACCAATCTCGCGCCCTTCAGCCAATGGCAGAACATCACCTACGACCCACCGATCGTCATGTTCTCCGCAGATCAGCACGTGGACGGCCGGAAGAAGGATACCGTCATCAATGCCGAGGAAACGGGTTATTTTGTGTGGAACATGGCCACCTATGATTTGCGCGAGGCCGTGAACAAATCGGCCCAGCCTGTGCCGCGTGGCGTGGATGAGTTCGAGCTCGCCGGCGTGACGAAGATACCTTGCATCGAGGCGCCGGGGCCGCGCGTGGCTGAAAGCCCCTGTCATTTCGAGTGCAGGTATCTCAACACGCTCCGATTCCCAGGAGCCACCAAAGTCTCGGACGCAGACGTGGTGTTTGGCGAAGTGGTGCGTATTCATGTGAAGGAGGAGTTTGTGCTGTCATCGGGCAAGCTTGATGTGCTCAAGATCAGGCCGCTCGCCCGGATGGGCTATTACGACTACACCAGCGTGACCGAGATTTTCGAGATGCGCATTCCCAATGCCGATGCCACCGAGATGGCGGGCCTTGAAGGCAGGCCAAGGAACCGTTTGTGA
- a CDS encoding ATP-dependent DNA helicase, with amino-acid sequence MNGLTSTSLPRPRTVLRLPEAPSIAVGHAQAAIASPDGEVRLVDLAKAAAALRERPAMLVHAPVTLRRLGLENLPALDLLELFAFVRPARFCLPTPRGLARSLGLPVPADLESEAGMLPEIAGALLAELGDETDLKPHQLRRRRAIASAMAAGGWRWGPAVMEALDGVLRPEELDRVHPTSARAQSALSVWEDLPDWAEHAPEPPPGHIGVDPAEARQRLAQLLGEGAEARPQQADYASAAAAAFAPREREGEPNFVLAEAGTGVGKTLGYIAPASLWAEKNDGTVWISTFTRNLQHQIDGELDRLYPDPAIKTLKAVVRKGRENYLCLLNLEEAVRGLPSRPQDIVALGLMARFGETTRDGDLVGGDFPGWLSDLVGRNRSLGLADRRGECVYSACPHYHRCYIERSIRRARRADIVIANHALVMIQAAIGPEERSLPSRYVFDEGHHLFDAADGTFASHLSGMETGELRRWILGTEGGRGRSRARGLKRRIEDLLAGDEPATQALEEALVAAAALPGEGWHQRLAEKPKGPTEAFLAKVRQQVYARDPDATNPYSLETDVLPMVEGLAEAGAALTRALGHLELPLKTLMARLSARLDEEAEGLDTATRLRIEAMIRALKRRGTMETAGWRAMLEGLGSPCPPQYVEWFGVERVDGRDLDIGMYRHWLDPMLPFAETVASPAQGILVTSATLTDGSGDVEADWRAAEARSGASHLPMPAIRARVPSPFDYANQTRLFVVTDVRKDDLAIVASAYRELILAAGGGALGLFTAIQRLREVYRRLAPALEREGLQLLAQHVDPLDTATLVDIFRAEENASLLGTDAVRDGVDVPGRSLRLVVFDRVPWARPNILHRARRKAMGGKDYDDRLVRLRLKQAFGRLIRRADDHGVFVLLDPMMPSRLKGAFPEGVEFKRVGLAEAVAETRAFLNRPL; translated from the coding sequence ATGAACGGTTTGACCTCGACCTCGCTTCCGCGTCCCCGCACCGTCCTGCGCCTTCCCGAAGCGCCATCGATCGCGGTCGGCCATGCCCAGGCCGCGATCGCGAGCCCCGATGGCGAGGTGCGGCTGGTCGATCTCGCCAAGGCCGCGGCCGCCCTGCGCGAGCGCCCCGCCATGCTCGTCCATGCGCCCGTGACCCTGCGCCGGCTCGGGCTCGAGAATCTGCCGGCCCTCGATCTCCTGGAACTCTTCGCCTTCGTGCGGCCGGCGCGCTTCTGCCTGCCCACCCCGCGCGGACTCGCCCGCTCGCTGGGACTGCCGGTGCCGGCCGATCTCGAATCCGAGGCGGGGATGCTGCCCGAGATCGCGGGCGCGCTGCTCGCCGAGCTCGGCGACGAGACCGACCTCAAGCCCCATCAGCTTCGCCGGCGCCGCGCCATCGCCTCGGCCATGGCGGCGGGGGGCTGGCGCTGGGGGCCGGCGGTCATGGAAGCGCTCGACGGCGTCTTGCGGCCCGAGGAGCTCGATCGCGTTCATCCGACCAGTGCGCGCGCGCAGAGCGCGCTCTCGGTCTGGGAGGACCTGCCGGACTGGGCCGAGCATGCGCCCGAGCCGCCGCCCGGCCATATCGGCGTCGATCCGGCCGAAGCCCGCCAGCGCCTGGCGCAGTTGCTGGGCGAGGGCGCGGAGGCGCGGCCGCAGCAGGCCGACTATGCCTCGGCCGCCGCCGCGGCCTTCGCGCCGCGCGAGCGCGAGGGCGAGCCCAATTTCGTGCTGGCCGAGGCCGGCACCGGCGTCGGCAAGACGCTGGGCTATATCGCGCCAGCGAGCCTCTGGGCCGAGAAGAACGACGGCACGGTCTGGATCAGCACCTTCACCCGCAACCTGCAGCATCAGATCGACGGCGAGCTCGACCGGCTCTATCCGGATCCCGCGATCAAGACGCTCAAGGCCGTGGTGCGCAAGGGCCGCGAGAATTATCTCTGCCTGCTGAATCTGGAAGAGGCGGTGCGCGGCCTGCCCTCGCGCCCGCAGGACATCGTGGCGCTGGGGCTGATGGCGCGCTTCGGCGAGACCACGCGCGACGGCGACCTGGTGGGCGGCGACTTCCCGGGCTGGCTCTCCGACCTCGTCGGCCGCAACCGCTCGCTGGGCCTGGCCGACCGGCGCGGCGAATGCGTCTATTCGGCCTGCCCGCATTACCACCGCTGCTATATCGAGCGCTCGATCCGCCGCGCGCGCCGGGCCGACATCGTGATCGCCAACCATGCGCTGGTGATGATCCAGGCCGCGATCGGCCCCGAGGAACGCAGCCTGCCCTCGCGCTATGTGTTCGACGAGGGCCATCATCTGTTCGACGCGGCCGACGGCACCTTCGCCAGCCATCTGAGCGGCATGGAGACGGGCGAGCTGCGGCGCTGGATCCTGGGCACGGAGGGCGGGCGGGGCCGCAGCCGGGCGCGCGGGCTGAAGCGCCGGATCGAGGATCTCCTCGCGGGCGACGAGCCGGCGACGCAAGCGCTGGAAGAAGCGCTGGTCGCTGCCGCCGCGCTCCCCGGCGAGGGCTGGCATCAGCGCTTGGCCGAGAAGCCGAAGGGCCCCACCGAGGCTTTCCTCGCCAAGGTTCGCCAGCAGGTCTATGCGCGCGATCCCGACGCCACCAATCCCTACAGCCTCGAGACCGACGTGCTGCCGATGGTCGAGGGCCTGGCCGAGGCGGGCGCGGCCCTCACCCGCGCGCTGGGCCATCTCGAGCTGCCGCTGAAGACCCTGATGGCGCGGCTTTCGGCAAGACTCGATGAGGAGGCCGAAGGGCTCGATACGGCGACGCGGCTCAGGATCGAGGCGATGATCCGCGCGCTCAAGCGGCGCGGCACCATGGAGACCGCCGGCTGGCGCGCCATGCTCGAAGGGCTCGGCAGCCCCTGCCCGCCCCAATATGTGGAATGGTTCGGCGTCGAGCGCGTCGACGGGCGCGATCTCGATATCGGCATGTATCGCCACTGGCTCGATCCGATGCTGCCCTTCGCCGAGACCGTGGCCTCGCCCGCGCAAGGGATCCTCGTCACCTCGGCGACGCTGACCGACGGCAGCGGCGATGTCGAGGCCGACTGGCGCGCGGCCGAGGCCCGCAGCGGCGCCAGCCATCTGCCGATGCCCGCCATCCGCGCGCGCGTACCCTCGCCCTTCGACTATGCGAACCAGACGCGGCTCTTCGTCGTGACCGACGTGCGCAAGGACGATCTCGCCATCGTCGCCTCGGCCTATCGCGAGCTGATCCTGGCGGCGGGCGGCGGCGCGCTCGGGCTCTTCACCGCGATCCAGCGCCTGCGCGAAGTCTATCGAAGACTGGCGCCCGCCCTCGAGCGCGAGGGCCTGCAGCTCCTGGCCCAGCATGTCGACCCGCTCGACACCGCGACGCTGGTCGACATCTTCCGCGCCGAGGAGAACGCCTCGCTGCTCGGCACCGACGCCGTGCGCGACGGCGTCGACGTGCCCGGCCGCTCGCTGCGGCTCGTGGTGTTCGACCGCGTGCCCTGGGCGAGACCCAACATCCTCCACCGTGCGCGGCGCAAGGCGATGGGCGGGAAGGATTATGACGACCGCCTGGTGCGGCTGCGGCTCAAGCAAGCCTTCGGCCGTTTGATCCGGCGGGCCGACGATCACGGCGTGTTCGTGCTGCTCGATCCGATGATGCCATCACGGCTGAAGGGCGCGTTCCCCGAAGGTGTCGAGTTCAAGCGCGTGGGCTTGGCGGAGGCCGTGGCGGAGACGCGGGCGTTTTTGAATCGGCCCCTTTAA
- the otnK gene encoding 3-oxo-tetronate kinase, whose product MTVLLGCIADDLTGATDLANMLAREGMHTVQTIGIPARELVLPPADAVVIALKSRTIAPEDAVRQSLVALDWLKRNGARQILFKYCSTFDSTDAGNIGPVADALLKALHARFTIACPAFPENGRSLFQGNLFVGNVALADSGMRHHPLTPMTDSNLVRVLGRQTKAKVGLVPYNIVREGPAAIRKAFEQLQHDGMTFAIVDAIENQHLRDIGAAASDLALITGGSGIAIGLPANFRKENRLAPAGPPEKLERIEGLSAVLSGSCSQATLGQIAAWKARRPAFALDPLALAQGRDLVADATAWAQIHMSREPVLIYASAPPEEVAKVQAALGREKAGALIEETLARIAQRLVAAGLRKLVIAGGETSGAIVQRLGVSVLKIGPQIDPGVPWTVSLGTPRLALALKSGNFGGPDFFIKALEMLA is encoded by the coding sequence GTGACCGTCCTGCTGGGCTGCATCGCCGACGATCTGACGGGTGCCACCGACCTCGCCAACATGCTGGCGCGCGAGGGCATGCACACGGTGCAGACGATCGGCATCCCGGCGCGCGAGCTGGTGCTGCCGCCGGCCGACGCGGTGGTGATCGCGCTCAAATCGCGGACCATCGCTCCCGAGGACGCGGTGCGCCAGTCGCTGGTGGCGCTGGACTGGCTCAAGCGCAATGGGGCGCGTCAGATCCTCTTCAAATATTGCTCGACCTTCGATTCGACCGACGCCGGCAATATCGGCCCGGTCGCCGACGCTCTGTTGAAGGCGCTCCATGCGCGCTTCACCATCGCCTGTCCCGCCTTCCCGGAGAACGGGCGCAGCCTGTTCCAGGGCAACCTCTTCGTCGGCAATGTCGCGCTGGCCGATTCCGGCATGCGCCATCATCCGTTGACGCCGATGACGGATTCCAACCTGGTGCGCGTGCTCGGGCGCCAGACCAAGGCCAAGGTCGGCCTCGTTCCTTACAACATCGTGCGGGAAGGGCCGGCCGCGATCCGCAAGGCCTTCGAGCAGCTTCAGCATGACGGCATGACCTTCGCGATCGTCGATGCGATCGAGAATCAGCATCTGCGCGATATCGGTGCGGCCGCGTCCGATCTGGCTTTGATCACCGGCGGTTCCGGCATCGCGATCGGGCTGCCGGCGAACTTCCGGAAAGAGAATCGCCTGGCGCCCGCGGGCCCGCCCGAGAAGCTGGAGCGCATCGAGGGCCTCTCGGCCGTGCTCTCGGGCAGCTGCTCGCAGGCGACCCTGGGTCAGATCGCCGCCTGGAAGGCGCGCCGGCCCGCCTTCGCGCTCGATCCCCTGGCGCTGGCCCAGGGCCGCGATCTGGTCGCCGACGCGACGGCCTGGGCGCAGATCCACATGTCCCGCGAACCGGTGCTGATCTATGCGAGCGCGCCGCCCGAGGAGGTCGCCAAGGTCCAGGCGGCGCTGGGCCGCGAGAAGGCGGGCGCGTTGATCGAGGAGACCCTGGCCAGGATCGCGCAGCGCCTGGTGGCGGCGGGCCTGCGCAAGCTCGTCATCGCCGGCGGCGAGACCTCCGGCGCCATCGTGCAGCGGCTGGGGGTGAGCGTGCTCAAGATCGGGCCGCAGATCGATCCGGGCGTGCCCTGGACCGTGAGCCTCGGCACGCCGAGGCTGGCGCTCGCGCTCAAGTCCGGCAATTTCGGCGGGCCCGATTTCTTCATCAAGGCGCTGGAGATGCTGGCATGA
- a CDS encoding ABC transporter ATP-binding protein, translating into MADLKIKDLHKHYGPVHAVRGVDLEIPAQEFAVLVGPSGCGKSTLLRSVAGLEDVDQGTIEIGGKVVNEMRPRDRDIAMVFQNYALYPFLTVYENIAFGLKARKTPKPEIETRVKRAADILGITALLERLPRQLSGGQRQRVAIGRAIVRNARLFLFDEPLSNLDAQLRDEMRGEIKRLHQEIATTMIYVTHDQIEAMTLADRIVLLRDGRIEQQGKPLELFERPATRFVAGFLGSPQMNFLPGRLVNGGGTRAVKLGDGTLLPLPASRWGGLAAANDAEIVLGLRPEHMSRAQGTALPPGVVRIGTVVELVQPTGSRSYATLGLGGQAVVAELQAHDVSRPEERLELQIDLNRASLFDAKTEKAL; encoded by the coding sequence ATGGCGGACCTGAAGATCAAGGACCTGCACAAGCATTACGGGCCCGTCCATGCCGTGCGAGGCGTCGATCTCGAGATTCCGGCGCAGGAATTTGCGGTACTGGTGGGGCCGTCGGGCTGCGGGAAATCGACCCTGCTGCGCTCGGTCGCCGGGCTCGAGGATGTCGACCAGGGCACCATCGAAATCGGCGGCAAGGTCGTGAACGAGATGCGGCCGCGCGACCGCGATATCGCCATGGTGTTCCAGAACTACGCGCTCTATCCGTTCCTGACGGTCTATGAGAACATCGCGTTCGGCTTGAAGGCCCGCAAGACGCCCAAGCCCGAGATCGAGACCCGCGTGAAGCGCGCGGCCGACATCCTCGGCATCACCGCCCTGCTGGAACGGCTGCCGCGCCAGCTCTCGGGCGGACAGCGTCAGCGCGTGGCGATCGGGCGCGCCATCGTCCGCAATGCGCGCCTCTTCCTGTTCGACGAGCCGCTCTCCAATCTCGACGCGCAGCTGCGCGACGAGATGCGGGGCGAGATCAAGCGGCTCCATCAGGAGATCGCCACCACCATGATCTATGTGACCCACGACCAGATCGAGGCGATGACGCTCGCCGACCGGATCGTGCTGCTGCGCGACGGAAGGATCGAACAGCAGGGCAAGCCCTTGGAGCTGTTCGAGCGGCCCGCCACCCGCTTCGTCGCCGGTTTCCTCGGCTCGCCGCAGATGAACTTCCTGCCCGGCCGCCTGGTGAACGGGGGCGGGACCCGTGCCGTCAAGCTCGGCGACGGCACCCTGCTGCCTTTGCCGGCAAGCCGCTGGGGCGGGCTCGCCGCCGCCAACGATGCCGAGATCGTGCTGGGCCTGCGGCCCGAACATATGAGCCGCGCGCAAGGCACGGCGCTGCCGCCGGGGGTCGTCCGGATCGGGACCGTGGTCGAGCTGGTCCAGCCGACCGGTTCGCGTAGCTACGCCACGCTGGGCCTCGGCGGGCAGGCCGTGGTGGCCGAGCTCCAGGCCCATGACGTCAGCCGGCCGGAAGAGAGGCTCGAGCTGCAGATCGATCTCAACCGGGCCTCGCTGTTCGACGCCAAGACCGAGAAGGCGCTCTGA
- the otnI gene encoding 2-oxo-tetronate isomerase produces the protein MATPLSKPKLAANLSMIFPEVEFLDRFAAAAAVGFRAVEYLFPYAYAKTEIRARLDSWGLEQVLFNAPPGDFENGERGVAGLPGREDEFRKSIELALDYAATLRCPRIHVMAGLVPLAGDPRRHREVYVENLSWAAGQARNGSVDLMIEPLNAKDFPGYLIGTPQAARSVIEEVGARNIKLQYDFYHAQMTHGRLLDTFAAEQDLIGHVQIAGVPGRNEPDDSQEINYRAVFAGLETMGYGGWIGCEYRPRGETVAGFAWAAPYGIGPKGKRQG, from the coding sequence ATGGCCACGCCCCTCTCGAAGCCGAAGCTCGCCGCCAATCTCAGCATGATCTTCCCCGAGGTCGAGTTCCTCGACCGCTTCGCGGCCGCCGCCGCGGTCGGGTTCCGCGCGGTCGAATATCTATTCCCTTATGCTTACGCCAAGACCGAGATCCGCGCGCGCCTCGACAGCTGGGGGCTGGAGCAGGTGCTGTTCAACGCACCGCCGGGCGATTTCGAGAATGGCGAGCGCGGCGTCGCCGGGTTGCCGGGCCGCGAGGACGAGTTCCGAAAATCGATCGAGCTGGCGCTCGACTATGCCGCCACGCTGCGCTGTCCGCGCATCCATGTGATGGCGGGGCTGGTGCCGCTCGCGGGCGATCCGCGCCGCCATCGCGAGGTCTATGTCGAGAATCTGAGCTGGGCCGCGGGCCAGGCGCGCAACGGCTCGGTCGACCTGATGATCGAGCCGCTCAACGCCAAGGACTTTCCCGGCTATCTGATCGGCACGCCCCAGGCGGCGCGCTCGGTCATCGAGGAGGTCGGCGCCCGCAACATCAAGCTCCAATATGATTTCTATCACGCGCAGATGACCCATGGCCGGCTGCTCGACACCTTCGCCGCCGAGCAGGACCTCATCGGGCATGTCCAGATCGCCGGCGTGCCGGGCCGCAACGAGCCCGACGACAGCCAGGAGATCAACTACCGCGCCGTCTTCGCCGGGCTCGAGACCATGGGCTATGGCGGCTGGATCGGCTGCGAATACCGCCCCCGCGGCGAGACGGTCGCCGGGTTCGCCTGGGCGGCGCCTTACGGGATCGGTCCGAAGGGGAAGCGGCAGGGATGA
- the otnC gene encoding 3-oxo-tetronate 4-phosphate decarboxylase has product MNESQAREKIATLGRSMFQRGLTFGSSGNISVKIADGWLMTPTNVALGDIDPARIAKLDAAGRHLSGDAPTKEAMLHLAMYRERPNAAAVVHLHSTHSVAVSALANIDPADVLPPITAYYVMRVGRLPLIPYYPPGDQGLAEAVGKQAAKHHAVLLANHGPVVAGGSLEAAAGAIEELEETAKLYLMLQGHRTRFLTPEQVAALRERYPS; this is encoded by the coding sequence ATGAATGAGAGCCAGGCGCGCGAGAAGATCGCCACCCTCGGCCGCTCCATGTTCCAGCGCGGCCTCACCTTCGGCTCGTCCGGCAATATCAGCGTGAAGATCGCCGATGGCTGGCTGATGACCCCGACCAACGTGGCGCTGGGCGATATCGATCCGGCGCGGATCGCGAAGCTGGACGCGGCCGGCCGGCATCTCTCGGGCGACGCGCCGACCAAGGAGGCGATGCTCCATCTCGCCATGTATCGCGAGCGGCCCAACGCCGCGGCGGTGGTCCATCTCCACTCCACCCATTCGGTCGCGGTCTCGGCGCTGGCGAATATCGATCCCGCCGACGTGCTGCCGCCGATCACGGCCTACTACGTGATGCGGGTGGGGCGGTTGCCGCTGATCCCCTATTACCCGCCGGGCGACCAGGGGCTGGCCGAGGCGGTGGGGAAACAGGCGGCGAAGCATCATGCCGTGTTGCTGGCCAATCACGGGCCGGTGGTGGCCGGCGGCTCGCTCGAAGCGGCCGCGGGGGCCATTGAAGAACTCGAGGAAACGGCCAAGCTCTATCTCATGCTGCAGGGCCATCGCACCCGTTTCCTGACGCCCGAGCAGGTCGCGGCCCTGCGCGAGCGCTACCCCAGTTGA
- a CDS encoding carbohydrate ABC transporter permease, translated as MKGRRAATTLGLRYAGAIAVTIVFLFPIYWLFIISFKTPDEIFAFPPVWWPANIQFANYAVLFKDGDVVAVWNSLVIAGSSTVLAMFFGTLAAYSLVRFRTGGDDLAIWIISQRMIPPIVIVFPIFLLYVWLGGVDTYWGLVLLYTAFNLPYVIWMMRGYIADIPIELEESALVDGCSRWQVLMGVVFPMARAGLFATAVFTFVFAWNDFIFALVLTRTEVVTYPVQVTHYFGGQSNFWAKIAAMSVLGTVPVFIAVAMLQRYLVRGISMGAVKG; from the coding sequence ATGAAGGGCCGGCGCGCCGCTACCACGCTAGGCCTTCGCTATGCCGGCGCGATCGCGGTCACGATCGTCTTCCTGTTCCCGATCTACTGGCTCTTCATCATCTCCTTCAAGACGCCGGACGAGATCTTCGCCTTCCCGCCGGTCTGGTGGCCCGCGAACATCCAGTTCGCCAACTACGCCGTGCTGTTCAAGGACGGCGACGTGGTCGCGGTCTGGAACAGCCTGGTGATCGCCGGCTCCAGCACGGTCCTCGCCATGTTCTTCGGCACGCTCGCGGCCTACAGCCTGGTGCGCTTCCGCACCGGCGGCGACGATCTGGCGATCTGGATCATCTCGCAGCGCATGATCCCGCCGATCGTGATCGTGTTCCCGATCTTCCTGCTCTATGTCTGGCTCGGCGGGGTCGATACCTATTGGGGCCTGGTCCTGCTCTATACCGCCTTCAACCTGCCTTACGTGATCTGGATGATGCGCGGCTATATCGCCGACATCCCGATCGAGCTAGAGGAGAGCGCGCTCGTCGATGGCTGCAGCCGCTGGCAGGTGCTGATGGGCGTGGTCTTCCCGATGGCGCGCGCCGGCCTCTTCGCGACCGCCGTCTTCACCTTCGTCTTCGCCTGGAACGATTTCATCTTCGCCCTGGTCCTGACCCGGACCGAGGTCGTCACCTATCCGGTCCAGGTGACGCATTATTTCGGCGGACAGTCGAATTTCTGGGCCAAGATCGCGGCCATGTCGGTGCTGGGGACCGTGCCGGTCTTCATCGCGGTGGCGATGCTGCAGCGCTATCTGGTGCGCGGCATCTCGATGGGCGCGGTCAAGGGCTGA
- a CDS encoding diguanylate cyclase: MASHNVGALVVTDDGGKLVGIVSERDLARAIAKYGNGVAERTVSDVMTRSVITCSGSQSVADMLSLMTANHIRHLPVLEGDRLIGMVSTRELTQAYEALQAQANMDALTGLSNRRHFLENLDVEWARSRRYGRPLSVAMIDVDRFKRVNDTYGHEAGDKVLSALARHFERQLRNVDRTGRLGGEEFAAIFPETDVPGARVACDRLLRTIRDTAVEVDGTKISFTVSIGLTRANPAPDGSPGAEDPAAILKRADGLLYAAKSQGRDRIQVDAAAA, encoded by the coding sequence ATGGCATCCCACAATGTGGGCGCCCTGGTCGTCACCGATGACGGCGGGAAGCTCGTCGGCATCGTCTCGGAGCGCGATCTGGCGCGGGCCATCGCCAAGTATGGCAACGGCGTGGCCGAAAGGACCGTCAGCGATGTGATGACGCGATCTGTCATCACCTGCTCGGGCAGTCAGTCCGTCGCCGACATGTTGTCGCTGATGACAGCAAACCACATCCGTCATCTTCCGGTGCTGGAGGGCGACAGGCTCATCGGCATGGTCAGCACCCGGGAGCTGACACAGGCCTATGAAGCGCTCCAGGCCCAGGCGAATATGGACGCGCTCACCGGTCTGTCGAATCGGCGCCACTTCCTCGAAAACCTGGACGTCGAATGGGCCCGGAGTCGCCGCTACGGGCGCCCGCTGTCCGTGGCGATGATCGATGTGGATCGCTTCAAGCGCGTCAACGACACCTATGGCCACGAGGCCGGGGACAAGGTGCTGAGCGCCCTGGCCCGCCACTTCGAGCGCCAGCTGCGCAACGTCGACAGGACGGGACGCCTGGGCGGCGAGGAGTTCGCGGCCATCTTCCCGGAGACGGATGTCCCGGGCGCCAGAGTGGCTTGCGATCGCCTTCTTCGCACGATCCGGGACACGGCCGTGGAGGTCGACGGGACAAAGATCTCCTTCACCGTGAGCATCGGCCTGACCCGCGCCAATCCGGCTCCGGACGGGAGTCCGGGCGCGGAAGATCCGGCCGCGATCTTGAAGCGCGCCGACGGGCTTCTCTATGCCGCCAAGTCCCAAGGCAGGGATCGTATTCAGGTGGATGCAGCCGCCGCGTAA
- the denD gene encoding D-erythronate dehydrogenase, with protein sequence MKIVITGGTGFLGLMLARALIKRGRLTAPSGKQAEIDEILLFDVAAPPTRPAGLDTRVKIATGEISDAARIASLIDRDDIGIFHLASVVSGEGEQNFDLALRVNLDGTRVLLEAARARGSKPRLVFASSIAVFGGEGMPASVGDAVKQTPQTTYGVTKAIGELLVNDYSRKGFIDGRSVRLPTIIIRPGKPNKAASSFASGVFREPLSGVDCALPVTLDAVMPVSGYRTAVENMIRLYELPAEKLGNDRAVGLPSLDVTVGQMVESLKRVAGNRHLGEITVAPDPFIQKIVAGWPVATNFRRATSLGLAADESLDPIVRGYIEDFLS encoded by the coding sequence ATGAAGATCGTCATCACCGGCGGCACGGGGTTCCTCGGGCTGATGCTGGCGCGCGCGCTGATCAAGCGCGGCCGGCTGACGGCGCCGTCGGGCAAGCAAGCGGAGATCGATGAGATCCTGCTGTTCGACGTGGCCGCACCGCCCACGCGGCCCGCGGGCCTCGATACCCGCGTGAAGATCGCGACCGGCGAAATCTCCGACGCGGCGCGCATCGCCAGCCTGATCGACCGCGACGATATCGGCATCTTCCACCTGGCCTCGGTCGTGAGCGGTGAGGGCGAGCAGAATTTCGATCTCGCCCTGCGCGTCAATCTCGACGGCACGCGGGTTCTCCTGGAGGCGGCCCGCGCCCGGGGCTCGAAACCGCGCCTCGTCTTCGCCAGCTCGATCGCGGTCTTCGGCGGCGAGGGCATGCCGGCCAGCGTCGGCGATGCGGTCAAGCAGACGCCGCAGACCACCTACGGCGTCACCAAGGCGATCGGCGAGCTGCTGGTCAACGACTATAGCCGCAAGGGTTTCATCGACGGGCGCTCGGTGCGGCTGCCGACCATCATCATCCGGCCCGGCAAGCCCAACAAGGCGGCGTCCAGCTTCGCCAGCGGCGTGTTCCGCGAACCGCTCAGCGGCGTCGATTGCGCGCTCCCCGTGACGCTCGACGCGGTGATGCCGGTCTCGGGCTATCGCACCGCGGTCGAGAACATGATCCGGCTCTACGAGCTGCCGGCGGAGAAGCTCGGCAACGACCGCGCCGTGGGCCTGCCCAGCCTCGACGTTACCGTCGGCCAGATGGTCGAGAGCCTCAAACGCGTCGCCGGCAACCGCCATCTCGGCGAGATCACCGTGGCGCCCGATCCCTTCATCCAGAAGATCGTCGCGGGCTGGCCCGTGGCGACGAACTTCAGGCGCGCGACGAGCTTGGGGCTGGCGGCCGACGAATCCCTCGACCCGATCGTGCGCGGCTATATCGAGGATTTTCTGTCGTAG